The nucleotide sequence TGAGCTCGAATCGGATGGGCGCGCGGCGCTGGAGCTCGCGGAACCGGTCGAGCATCGTGTAGCTGTCTTTGCCGCCGCTCACGCACACCATGACCCGATCGCCGTCGGCGAGCATTCCGAAGTCGGTCACGGCGCGCGCGAAGGCGCGGGAGAGGCGGCGTTCGAGAGCGACGGCGTCCATGTTCCTTCAACTACCACGAGGCGCGCGGGACACGAGGCCGGCGTGCGCCCGAGCGCCAAAGACGCCCGAGGCGACCGCCGACGTCAGCCCGCGGCGAGGACGAGCTCGAGGAACGTGAGCACGCCGTGCCCGGTGCCACCCTTGGGGTTCCACGCGAACGAGCGGTCCGCCATGGCGGGGCCCGCGATGTCGCAGTGGATCCAGTTCTTCGCGTTTCCGATGAACTCGCGGAGGAACAGCGCGGCGGAGATGGAGCCGCCCCAGCGGTCGCCAGTGTGCTTCAAGTCCGCGACTTCGCTCTTCATTTGGTCGCGGAGCTCTTCCAGCAGTGGCATGCGCCACATGTTCTCGCCGGAGACCTTCACCGCCGCTTGGAACGCGGTGGCCGCCTCCTCGGTGGCGGCGTACCACCCGGAGCACGTGTTGCCGAGGGCCACCACGCAGGCGCCGGTCAGCGTCGCGTTGTCGACGAAGAGATCGGGCTCGAGCTCACGCGCGTACGCCATGGCGTCCGCCAGGACGAGGCGGCCCTCCGCGTCGGTGTTGACGATCTCGACCGACTTGCCGTCGAGGGAGCTGAAGATGTCACCCGGTCGGTAGGCCGCGCCGTCGGGCATGTTCTCGGCCGCCGCGAAGATGCCATGCACTTCGACATCGGGCTTCAGCGCCGCGATGATGTGCATGAGGCCGACGACGTTGGCGGCGCCCGACATGTCGTGCTTCATCTCGCCCATGCCGGCCCCCGGCTTGATGCTGAGACCGCCCGAGTCGAAGGTGACGCCCTTTCCGACGAACACGATGCGCTTCTTCGGCTTCGCCGGCGTCCAGCTCATGTGGACGAGGCACGGCTTGCGCTCGCTGCCCTGGCCCACGGCCTGGAGCAGCTTCATGCCGCGGCGCACGATCTCCTTGTAGTCGAAGACCTTGATGGCGAGGCCGCTGCCCTTCGCCATTTTCTCGGCGAACTCCGCGAGCGAGTCGGGGTAGATCACGTTCGGCGGCTCGTTCGACAGGTCGCGCGCGATGTTCACGCCGGCGGCGACATGCTGGGCGAGCTCGACGGAGGCCTTCATGGACGCGCTGACCTTGCCCTCCACCGCCAGCGTGACGTGGCCAAGGTCGGCCTTCGGCTTGCGGTCGCCGGTGAGGTACTTCGAGAACCGGTAAGCCCCGAGCTCGATGCCCTCGACGACGAAGCGTGCGCGCGCCTCGAGGCCGTCGGGGAGGGCCACGACGAGGCGCTTCGCCTTGTCGGCGTTGGCCGCGCGGCCGACCTTCGCCCCCACGGTGCGCAGATCGCCGTCCGTGAGCTTCTCCGGGTCCCCCAACCCGTAGATGATCACGCGATCGGCCTTCAGCTTACCGAGCGTGGGCAGCGAGACGACCTGGTCGCGCTTGCCCTTGAACTCGTCTTTCTTGATGAGCTTCGAGAGCTGACCGCCGAGCGCCTTGTCGACCGCGTCGAGGCTACCCTTGCCCTTCCGCTTCGTGCCGTCGAGCGACCACACGAAGAGCGCGAGGACGTCGGCGGATTCCTTGGTCGGATCGGTCGCGCGGAGAGTGAACTTGACGGTCATTCGAGGTCCTCGGGCTGGGCTGCGCCTTCGCGCAGAAGGGGGGCCGTCGCTATACCCGATTTCGGACCGCTCTTGTGCAGGATCGCCCGGCGCGCCGCGTCATGGCGCCGGGCGCCTCACCCGACGAGCGCCGGACGCGCGCCTCGGGTCATGCCGAGGTGGGGGACAGCGTCCGGCACGGTCGCGAACGAGCTGCGGCCTGGAACGCCGTCGACGCGCAGCGCGAGCGAGGTCGGGGCGGTCCCGAACGCCCACGCGACGCGGCACGGGAGGGAGAGCTCGACGCCGCTCACGGCGTCGGTCGCGCGCACGACGAGGCTCGCGCCGGCCTCGACCGGGACGGGCGACACCACGAACAGCGCCGCGGCAGTGACCGACCGGAGCTCAGCCGAGACGATACGGCCCGCCCCGATCAGATCGACGGTGGCGGTGGGGTTCGGGCGCGCGAGAGGCCCAGCGGTGGGCAGCTTCAGCTCGGGCGTGACCAGCTGCAACAGCGAGAGCAGCTCGATCTGCTCTGCGCCCGTGAGGGGCTCCCCCGCCAGGTCGTGGCGGGCCTTGAGACCCCAGAAGCGAACGAGGAAATCGAGCTTCTCCATCATGACGCACCTTCTTTCGAGGTCACGCGAGCCGTGCGGGGAGTTGCAGCGCCCGTGCCAGCGGCGTGTGAACCCCTCTCCGACGTTCGAGAACGCGATTCGACCTGACGGGTCGAACGCCGCGCGAGGCCAGGCCGTTCCGTGCGGCGCGCGGCCGGGCCACCAAGTGAGAGATCGCGGTGCTCGCGAGCACGGCCGAAGCCCGCCACCCGCGTCTGCGGGATCGCGCGCGCCTACGTGTGGCGCAGCAAACCTTTCCTCGCCGCGACTCGGGCGCCATGGCGCGGCCACTCACGGCTTGCGTGCGCCCCTCCTCGCGGCGAAAGTACCCGCGCATGCGTACTCTCCCTCCACGCGCCCCCCGCGCGCGGCTCGCCGGTCTGCTCGCCGCGTTCGCCGCGTTCGCCGGGCTCGCCGCGCTCGGCGCGCTCGCGGGGTGCGCGCACGGTGGACCGGCCGTGTCGCTCGCGGAGGGCCCTCGCTCGTACAACGGGAGCGAGTACGGCCAGGTGATGGACCGGTGGACGCGCTCGCACAGCCTCGTGCGCCTGCCGACCGTGGACGATCGCCTCACGGTCACGTCCACCTACGAGGGCTGGGACTTTCGCTGGTCGTACGCCATGCGCTACGCGCGCGACTACCGCCTGAGCGCGGCGGAGCGGCAGGCGCTGCTCGACGCGAGCCTTCTCGAGACGCAGACCGCTCACCGCTTTCAGATCGCGCTCTACGGGAACCTGCCGCCCCGGATGACCGACCTGACCCGTCCAAACGCCGCCTGGGTCGTCCGGCTCATTGACGATCGCGGCAACGAGACCGCGCCGATCCGCGTCGAGCAGGTGCTCCGCCCTACGGCGATCGACAAGGCGTATTTCCCTTACCTCAGCGTCTGGCGACAAATCTTCCGCGTCGACTTCCCGCGGAAGAAGGCGGACGGATCGCCGACCATCGCGACGAACGCGCGCTGGTTCGCGCTGCAGTTCTCCGGCGCTTACGGCCAAGACGTGGTCACGTGGGACCTCGTGGGGGCCGCGCCGGGGCCGGAGGCGGCTCGCTGAGCGCCTGTCGCGCGCGGGCCCGCGGAGGGGTACGCTAGGCCGCGCGTGCCCCACGACCTTGCCCCGTCTTCCCGGCTTGCCCGACCCGACCCGCTCGCCCCACGGGCCGGGCGCCACCGCGGCCCGCGCGTGGCCGCGCGTGTTCTCGTCGCGCTGCTGTGCGCGGGGGCGTCCGCGCACGCGGCGGGGCCCGTCCTGCACGAGCGGATTCCGCCCGATCCGCGCGAAGACGTGGCGCTCGCGGTCAGCCTCGACGGTGAGCTGCCCGCCGCGATCAAGACGCGGAGCGGGCTCGTCAGCGCGCCCGATCCGGTCGCCCCAGACGACACGAAGCGCCCCCCCTACGCGCCCAGCCGAGGCGCTGGCGGCGCCCCCGACGCGACGTTCACGGCCGATCGCGACACACGCAAGCCAGACACCCTGCCATACGACGAGCCGTTTCGGCCCTCGACCGCGCCGTTCAAGCGCCTCGCGGCCTACGACGCGGTCGACGACGACTTCATGCTCTTCGTGCGGAGCCCGAGGCTGACGCAGGTGTCGCTGCACAGCGGGCCGGTGATCGAGGCGGTCGAGGAGACCTTCTACGCCGACCTCGTGATCGATCTCGCGCCGGGTGACCGCTCTCGCATTCCGACGGTGGGCCCCGGCACGCGCATCGTGAAGGCGCGCGCGGGCGTGGGGAGCCAAGACGTCCCGTTTCGCGTCGTCCACGACGGCGCTGACAACTGGTTCGTGGAGGGCGACACCCCCACGCGAGCGCGCCTCGTGATGCAGCTCGCGGCGCCGCGCGCGGCGTTCGGCGGCGTGTTCGGCGAGACCACGTGGGACCACCTGCCCAAGGTCCCGCCGCTCCCACCGCGCGTAGCCGCCGCACACGAGCCGGTCGCGCGGTCCCTCGGGCTCAGCCGTGGCCTCCCACCGCACGAGAACGTGGCGCGCATGGTCGCGTACTTCCGCTCCTTCGAGGACTCGTCGGAGAGCCCGCCGCAGGTACGTGATATCTACACAGATCTCGTGCTCTCGAAGAAGGGCGTGTGCCGCCACAGAGCCTTCGGGTTCCTCATCACCTCGCTCGGCCTCGGCATTCCCACGCGCATGATCGCCAACGAGGCCCACGCCTGGGTGGAGGTCCACGACGGACAGCGCTTCGTGCGCGTCGATCTCGGCGGAGCGGGCAACATGTTGAGGGAGCCGCTGTCGACGAACGTGCCGTTCGAGCCGCCCCCTGATCCGTTCTCGTGGCCGGTGGGGGCCTCGCGGGGCGACGATCTTGGCGGGCGGGCCGCGGCGCCCGGCTCCCCTCGCGCTCAGGACCCCGACGCGGGGGCGGGCGGCGCGCTCGCCACGCCGAGCTCGAGCGCGAGCGGCGCGAGTTCGAACGGAAACGCGAACGACCCAAGCGCGAGCGGGAGCGGAAACGCGAGCGGAAGCGCGAGCCGGGACGACGACGCGCGCTCGCCCCTCGCCCATCGGCCGCGAGCGGCTGTCGCGCTGCACATCGCGGTGAGCTCGGTCTCGCGCGGAGGCCGGCTCGAGGCGTCCGGCACGGTCACCGCCGACGGCGAGCCCTGCCCCCGCGCGCCGCTCGAGCTCGTGCTGCGCGAGAAGGGCGGGCACGAGACCACGCTCGGCGCGCTGGTCACCGACGCCGAGGGGCGCTATTCGGGCGGCGTGTCTCTTCCCCGTTCGCTGCGCGTCGGCGACCACGACGTGTTCGCGCGGACCGCCGGCGACGCGCGCTGCGGCGGAGGCGCTTCGAAATGAGCGCCGCCTTCGTGCCATTCCTGTACGAGCTCCGCGCCCGGAAGGTGAAGGTCGGTCCGCAGGAGGCGGTGTCGCTCGCGAAGGCGATGATCTTCGGACTCCACGAGAGCTCGCTCGACGGGTTCTACCACGTCGCCCGCGCCATCTGCGTGCACCGGGAGACCGACCTCGACGCCTTCGACGAGGCCTTTTCGGCTCATTTCAAGGGCATTTCCGCCGCCAGCACGACGCTGCTGAAGGAGCTCGAGGACTGGCTCTCCGATCCGGTGCTCCGCAAGCAGCTCTCCGCCGAAGAGCTCGCCGCGATCGAGTCGCTCGACATGGAGGCGCTCCGCAAGCAGTTCGAGGAGCGCATGCGTGAGCAGCGCGAGCGGCACGACGGTGGCAACCGCTGGGTGGGCACGGGAGGCACGAGCCCGTTCGGAGCCCACGGCGCGCACCCCTCCGGGCTGCGGGTGGGGCCGGCCGGCGGCGGGCGGAGCGCGATGGGCGTCGCCGACGCGCGGCGCTTCCGCGGCTACCGCTCCGATCTCGTGCTCGACGTCCGCCAGATCGAGGTCGCGCTGCGCAAGCTGCGCGTGTTTCTTCGCGAGGGCCAGCAAGACGAGCTCGACATCGACGAGACCGTGCACGAGACGGCGCGCAACGCCGGCGAGCTCGAGATCGTGCTGCGGGCCCCGCGCAAGTCGCACACACGCGTGCTCCTGCTCATGGACGTCGGCGGGTCGATGGATCCCCACTCCGAGGTGGTCTCGCGCCTGTTCTCCGCCTCGAAGCGCGCCTCGAACATCCGCAGCTTGAAGACCTACTACTTCCACAACTGCGTCTACGGCCGGGTCTTCGAGACCGAGCGGTTCACCGACCCCGTGCCCGTAAAGGACGTGCTCGAGCAGTGCGGCCCCGAGTGGAAGCTCGTGCTCGTGGGAGACGCGGCCATGCACCCGACCGAGCTGCTCGGCGCGGGCGACTGGGAGTATTACTCGCGCGGAGGCGTGGAGATGCTCCCGGGCGTGCGCTGGCTCATGCGCCTCGCCGACCACTTTCGACGCGCCGTCTGGCTGAACCCCGACCCGCCCACGTACTGGCGCGGCGGCACCGCGGAGCAGATCGGGAAGGTGTTCTCGATGTTCCAGCTCACGCTGGACGGCCTCGGCGAGGCCGTGCACCACCTGTCGCGCGGGGACTCGCGCGGCAAGTAGCGCACGGCACCGCAGGTCAGGTGCCGGGCTTCTTCGGCGCTGCGCTCGGCTTCGGCGCCGGCGCGGCCGAGGGCTTCGGTGCGGCCGAGGGCTTGGGGACGGGCTTCACGGGGAGGGCCGCGGGCTTCTTCGCGCTCGCGCTCGCGCTGGGCGCGGCGCCCGGGCCGTCTTCGGGATCGCCGGTGGGCGCGGCCGTCGCGCTCGCGGTGGGCTTGGGCTTCACCGGCGCGGTGACCGCCGGCTTCGGGGGTGGCGGCGCGGGCTCCTCCTCCTGGTTCGCGTACACGATGGCCGCGATGATGCCGACGACGGTGAGGATCGTGACGACGAGAAAGAAGATTTTCCAGAACGAATACGGCGCTTTGCCAACAACCTCTCCGGTCTGCCCGTTCACCAGGAAGCGGTAGACCTTGTCGTTGTAGCGGTAGGCGGCGATCCAGACGGGCAGCAGGATGTGCTTGAACGTGACCGCCGTGTAGTTGTTTGACACGCTGAGCGAGCGGTGCGTGTCGCCGCCGATGTCACCGGCGCAGCGCCCCTCCTGCACCTGCGCCATCTTCTGCATGCCCACACCCCACGCGGGCATGAGGTCGAGCGAATAGGCCTCGGCCCGCCAGCCCGCGAGGTAGTGCGGCGCGTAGGGGATGAGCTCGCGGGTGTTGAACGAGGAGAACTTGTCGACCAGGTCGGTGGGCAGACCCTTGCCCGCGCAGACGAGCGTGTCGTCGAAGAAGTCGTTGCGCGAGCCCCAGGCGGACTCCCAGCGCGTGCGCTGCACCTGGCGCGTGCGCGTCACCGACTGACCGTTCTCGTAGGAGGTGTAGGTCTCGGTCTCGTAGTAGTACCAGCCTCGCTCGGCGGTCCAGTTCGAGTAGACGTGCGAGTCGAAGGTCCAGAAGGGCACGTAGACGCCGCCCATCTCGTGGACCTTGGCGAGCTTCGTGAGGTCGTTTGGGCGAAACCAGAGGCTCGCGAGCCACTTGCCGAAGAGGCCGTTCGCGCCCTCCTTGTTGATCTTGAACGGGACGAGGCTCTCGGGGCGAATGGCCTGGTCGTTCGTGTGGGCTTGAAGCACCTGGTGCGAGCCGCAGAACGCGCACGCCGTGGTGCGCTCGCCCTCGCCGACGTTGACCGTGGCGCCGCAGTCCTTGCAGTTGATCGTCGTGACCTGCACGCCGAGACCCTTGGCCGCCATCTGCATCCCCTGCTCGATGGGGATCTCGCGGACGCCGCCGCCCTGCTGGACGACCTGACCACCGGGCGCCTGCACGAGCTCGGGGCGGGTCTGCACGGCCTGCTGGTGCCCGCAATAGGGGCACTTCATGGCCTGGGCGCCGGCGTCGTAGTTGAGCTTGGCTCCGCACTGGGAGCAGGGGAACGATTGGGCGTCGCCGCCGGCGGGCTGGGTCATGGGTTTCCTTGGGCGGACGAGTCTACCGCAATCGAGACGGGGTGTGGTCCATCGCCTTACCGCGGCCCAGGCGGGGCGTCGGCGAGGCCGGCCACGTGCTCCTTGCCCTCCCTCACGTCGACCGACGAGCCGACGAGATCGTGGCCAATCGGCTCGTACTTGCCGCCGAGGCACCGCGCGAGGAACGCCTCGGTGAGCGCGTTGAACGACGTTTGGTTCTCCGGTCGGGCGAGGCCGTGCCCTTCGTCGGGATACACCGCGTAGGTGATCTTGGCGCCCGCGGCCTTCGCCGTGGCGACCAGCCGATCGACGTCGGCCTGTGGAACGACCCTGTCGCGCGCGCCGTGACCTACCAGCAGCGGCCGCTGGATCTTCGCCGCGTGCGTGATGGGAGAGCGCGCGGCGAGCAGCTCACGCCCCTCGGTGGTGCGCGGGTCGCCGACACGCCGGCGCATCTGCTCGAGCTCGTCGATCCAGGTCGGCGGGATGGAGCCGAGCAAGCTCTCGAGGCTCGGGGAGCCCGCGATGTCGACCCCACACGCGAACGCGGCCGGAGTGAGCGCGAGCGCGGCCAGCGTGGCGTAGCCACCGTACGCGCCGCCGACCAGCGCGGTCTTCCCCTTGACGGCGATGCCCTCCGCCTCGGCCCACGCGACCGCGTCGACGAGGTCGGCGTTCATCTTCGCGCCCCACTCGCGGTCGGCCGCGCTGACGAACCCCTTGCCGAAGCCCGTGGAGCCGCGAAAATTCACGGCGAGCACCGCGTAGCCGCGGCTCGCGAGCCACTGCGCCTCGGGCACGAGCCCCCACGAGTCGCGAGCCCAGGGGCCTGCGTGCACGACGAGCACCATCGGGAGCGGCGCCGTGGGGCGGCCGTCGTGATCGGGATCGGCGCCGCGCGGCAGCGTGAGATAGCTCACGAGGGGGAGCCCATCCCGCGAGCGGAGGACCCGCGCGTGCATCGGCTCCAGTGGCAGCGCCTCGAGCGCAGTCGAGGCAGAGAACAATAGCGTTATCGAGCGCTTAGACTCAACCCGGCGAGACCCAAGCCGCGGCCTGTCGTACCGGTAGTAGCGCGTGGGCGCGTCGGCGGCGTGCACGGCGACGAGCCAGCGGGTGTCGTCGAGGCTGCGCGTGATGATGTCGAAGCCGTCGCCGTGAGCGAGCTCGCGGAGCGCCTCGAGATCGGGCGCGAGCGCGTCGCCGACGAGGTGCCAGCGCACCTTGTCGTAGGTCGCCTGCACGGCCTGCGGCGCCTGCGTGAGCGGGTCGAGGGTGGCGCCCTCCACGTCGGCTTGCCCGTCGTCGACGAGGACGCTGGCCTGGCCGCCGGCGAGGTCGATCGAGACCAGCGAGGCGGTGTCTCGCGCGCGGCTGTCGGTGAGAAAGAGCCGCTGGCCGGCGGCGTCCACGCCGAGCACCGTGGTGGTGAGGGCGTCGTCCGCGGGCACCTTCCCGAGCGGCGCGAGCTTGCCCCCGCGGGTGGCCGCGTAGAGCTCGGAGCTCCCGTCGGGGAGGTTCCTCGTGGCCACACGCGGGCGCAGGTTCGCGTCGAGCACGAAGCTCGACATCTCCGCCTCGTTCTTGACGAGGAGCCGGCGGGCGCCCGTCACGACGTTCACCGCATAGAGGTCATGAAAGCGGGGCGCGCGGTCGTTCAGGCCGAGCACCACCTCCGCGGGGCGGAGGCGGCTACGACCCTCGATGCGCGCCTGTATGCGCGCGAACGGCGTGAGGTCCTTGTCTTCGCGGGTCGCGACGTCCACCGAGTGAACGTGGAAGTTCTCGTCGCCGCCCTCGTCGCGGCGAAAGAGCACGTGCTTGCTCGTAAAGGCCCAGGCATAGCTCCGGACGGCGCGGGTCTCGTGGGTCACCGCGACGGCGCGCGACGGTTCGAGCGCAGGCGCGACGAACACGTTGTGCACGCCCTCCACTCGCGCAATGAACGAGACCCAGGCCCCGTCGGGGCTGAGCTTCACGGCGCTCCGCTCGGGCGGGGCGAAGAAGAGGCCGCGGCGGGGCAGAGATGGATCGGGCGAGCCGGTCGCGGCGATCTCGCGCGGGGCGGGCGGCGTCGACGGGGCGGGGGCGCTGCGCGCGACGCTCGTCGGCGTGTGCGGCGGGGCGCCCGCCTCGCACGCGGCCACGGAGACGACGAGCGCGACGAGGGGCGACGAGGCGCGTGACGGTCTCATGGGTGCGTTTTACACAATTCTCGGGGCTCCGGCGCGCGGCGCGCGACCACGCCCCGGCGCGACGCGCCCGGGGCTTCGTGCTCTACTTGCACTCCCGGCGGCTCCGCGAACCATGCGACTCTTCTCTCACCTGCGTCCGCTCCCTCGCCTGGCGCCGCGCCTCGTGGCCGCGCTCGCGCTCGGAGCCTCCACGCTGTTCGCGAGCCCCGCCTTCGCCGATCGCGTCGCGGTGCTCCCGTTCCCGCCGAGCGAGCCGCGCGCCCAGTCGGCGACCGAGGCCGCGGTGGTCGCGCAGCAGCACTCCCTGCCCGCGGCGCCCGATCTGGCGCGCGGCGCCGCGGCCGTCACCGACGGGAGCGCCGACACTAGCTCGGAGTACCGCGCGTTCGGGCGGGCGGCCGCCGCCGCGTGGACCGTCCGGGGTACGGCGACCCCGCGCCCCAACGGCTACCGCCTCGAGCTCGAGGTCTGCCAGGTGGAGACAGGCCGGGTCGAGCTGCTCGCGCGCGAGGTCGACGACGTCGGCGAGGTGCCTCAGATCGGGGAGATGCTCGCGCTGTTGCTCCGTCACGAAGGGATCGCGAACGCGCGGCTGCCCTGGGAAGGCGGACCTCCCAAGGCGCCGGCCCTCCCCCCGACG is from Myxococcales bacterium and encodes:
- a CDS encoding leucyl aminopeptidase — protein: MTVKFTLRATDPTKESADVLALFVWSLDGTKRKGKGSLDAVDKALGGQLSKLIKKDEFKGKRDQVVSLPTLGKLKADRVIIYGLGDPEKLTDGDLRTVGAKVGRAANADKAKRLVVALPDGLEARARFVVEGIELGAYRFSKYLTGDRKPKADLGHVTLAVEGKVSASMKASVELAQHVAAGVNIARDLSNEPPNVIYPDSLAEFAEKMAKGSGLAIKVFDYKEIVRRGMKLLQAVGQGSERKPCLVHMSWTPAKPKKRIVFVGKGVTFDSGGLSIKPGAGMGEMKHDMSGAANVVGLMHIIAALKPDVEVHGIFAAAENMPDGAAYRPGDIFSSLDGKSVEIVNTDAEGRLVLADAMAYARELEPDLFVDNATLTGACVVALGNTCSGWYAATEEAATAFQAAVKVSGENMWRMPLLEELRDQMKSEVADLKHTGDRWGGSISAALFLREFIGNAKNWIHCDIAGPAMADRSFAWNPKGGTGHGVLTFLELVLAAG
- a CDS encoding transglutaminase domain-containing protein; translation: MAARVLVALLCAGASAHAAGPVLHERIPPDPREDVALAVSLDGELPAAIKTRSGLVSAPDPVAPDDTKRPPYAPSRGAGGAPDATFTADRDTRKPDTLPYDEPFRPSTAPFKRLAAYDAVDDDFMLFVRSPRLTQVSLHSGPVIEAVEETFYADLVIDLAPGDRSRIPTVGPGTRIVKARAGVGSQDVPFRVVHDGADNWFVEGDTPTRARLVMQLAAPRAAFGGVFGETTWDHLPKVPPLPPRVAAAHEPVARSLGLSRGLPPHENVARMVAYFRSFEDSSESPPQVRDIYTDLVLSKKGVCRHRAFGFLITSLGLGIPTRMIANEAHAWVEVHDGQRFVRVDLGGAGNMLREPLSTNVPFEPPPDPFSWPVGASRGDDLGGRAAAPGSPRAQDPDAGAGGALATPSSSASGASSNGNANDPSASGSGNASGSASRDDDARSPLAHRPRAAVALHIAVSSVSRGGRLEASGTVTADGEPCPRAPLELVLREKGGHETTLGALVTDAEGRYSGGVSLPRSLRVGDHDVFARTAGDARCGGGASK
- a CDS encoding VWA domain-containing protein, whose protein sequence is MSAAFVPFLYELRARKVKVGPQEAVSLAKAMIFGLHESSLDGFYHVARAICVHRETDLDAFDEAFSAHFKGISAASTTLLKELEDWLSDPVLRKQLSAEELAAIESLDMEALRKQFEERMREQRERHDGGNRWVGTGGTSPFGAHGAHPSGLRVGPAGGGRSAMGVADARRFRGYRSDLVLDVRQIEVALRKLRVFLREGQQDELDIDETVHETARNAGELEIVLRAPRKSHTRVLLLMDVGGSMDPHSEVVSRLFSASKRASNIRSLKTYYFHNCVYGRVFETERFTDPVPVKDVLEQCGPEWKLVLVGDAAMHPTELLGAGDWEYYSRGGVEMLPGVRWLMRLADHFRRAVWLNPDPPTYWRGGTAEQIGKVFSMFQLTLDGLGEAVHHLSRGDSRGK
- a CDS encoding S9 family peptidase — its product is MRPSRASSPLVALVVSVAACEAGAPPHTPTSVARSAPAPSTPPAPREIAATGSPDPSLPRRGLFFAPPERSAVKLSPDGAWVSFIARVEGVHNVFVAPALEPSRAVAVTHETRAVRSYAWAFTSKHVLFRRDEGGDENFHVHSVDVATREDKDLTPFARIQARIEGRSRLRPAEVVLGLNDRAPRFHDLYAVNVVTGARRLLVKNEAEMSSFVLDANLRPRVATRNLPDGSSELYAATRGGKLAPLGKVPADDALTTTVLGVDAAGQRLFLTDSRARDTASLVSIDLAGGQASVLVDDGQADVEGATLDPLTQAPQAVQATYDKVRWHLVGDALAPDLEALRELAHGDGFDIITRSLDDTRWLVAVHAADAPTRYYRYDRPRLGSRRVESKRSITLLFSASTALEALPLEPMHARVLRSRDGLPLVSYLTLPRGADPDHDGRPTAPLPMVLVVHAGPWARDSWGLVPEAQWLASRGYAVLAVNFRGSTGFGKGFVSAADREWGAKMNADLVDAVAWAEAEGIAVKGKTALVGGAYGGYATLAALALTPAAFACGVDIAGSPSLESLLGSIPPTWIDELEQMRRRVGDPRTTEGRELLAARSPITHAAKIQRPLLVGHGARDRVVPQADVDRLVATAKAAGAKITYAVYPDEGHGLARPENQTSFNALTEAFLARCLGGKYEPIGHDLVGSSVDVREGKEHVAGLADAPPGPR